The following proteins are encoded in a genomic region of Saccharomyces mikatae IFO 1815 strain IFO1815 genome assembly, chromosome: 9:
- the SMKI09G1820 gene encoding uncharacterized protein (similar to Saccharomyces cerevisiae YOL036W and YIR016W; ancestral locus Anc_7.121), with amino-acid sequence MVKPHEEEVWLVMSDRRCLLNVGLPIAAMTKTNPVFPNDGRSTGPESQPGSRGSVMEDLLPSLAGAYDDPAALCKCVPLSQDGAGAIRVPSLVEDTTSDDEDDEDMSRDLSKALDMSSSSCSSPRTRSRRHRSSVSTISTILHQERSGKEDMTKSLSGPVDQERPSLLAKISTVFFRRNNTPKKNHSCVAGPTSRPHSQTLAATDVAAQSLRHQKELEDAKYARVIENLRSIGWCSRREIKSVEYKRSLINAQWDEKISLLSHAQCYK; translated from the coding sequence ATGGTTAAACCCCACGAGGAGGAGGTGTGGTTAGTAATGAGCGACAGGAGGTGTTTATTAAATGTCGGACTACCCATTGCTGCGATGACTAAGACGAATCCTGTCTTTCCGAATGATGGACGAAGTACAGGTCCAGAGTCGCAACCAGGTTCGCGTGGAAGTGTTATGGAGGACCTACTGCCTTCATTGGCCGGCGCGTACGATGACCCGGCGGCTCTTTGCAAGTGCGTACCACTATCACAGGATGGCGCGGGCGCTATCCGTGTCCCATCACTAGTGGAAGACACCACAAGCGACGACGAGGACGACGAGGACATGTCGCGGGACCTTTCCAAGGCCCTAGATATGTCTTCGTCATCGTGCTCCAGCCCACGCACCAGAAGTCGGCGGCACCGTAGTTCCGTGAGCACAATATCCACAATCCTGCATCAGGAGAGGTCCGGGAAGGAGGACATGACCAAAAGCCTCAGCGGTCCGGTAGACCAAGAAAGACCTAGTTTACTTGCCAAAATATCGACTGTATTCTTTCGGAGGAATAACACTCCCAAGAAAAACCATTCGTGTGTAGCTGGCCCCACGAGCCGCCCACATTCCCAAACGCTGGCGGCTACGGATGTAGCCGCCCAGTCGTTGCGCCACCAAAAGGAGCTGGAAGATGCCAAGTACGCTCGAGTAATCGAAAACCTCCGCTCCATAGGATGGTGCTCTCGCAGAGAGATCAAGTCTGTGGAATATAAACGATCTTTGATCAATGCACAGTGGGACGAGAAGATCTCGCTTCTGTCCCACGCACAGTGCTATAAATAG